Within the Rosa rugosa chromosome 2, drRosRugo1.1, whole genome shotgun sequence genome, the region TTAACTACTTGAGAGAATATTATGCTGAACTCCATGTTGTTCTATCCGATGTTAATGCTAAATACTAAATATTTTAACATGAAATTTCACTATTTGTGCTGTTTACTCTATTTCTTGTAatgtttctttttccttggGTCTTTGCATCTAATGTGCATttagaaaggaaaaaataaataaatttaacacTAGATTATAGtccatttttttatttaggACAGGATTAGATTCCTtgcctcttttttatttttttttattttatttttttatggtgGCTTCCTTGTCTAAGTAGTTTGAGGATGTCTTTATTCTGCTTGTTATGTGTTTGTAGAAGGCTTTTTCTAAGGTAGATTGCTTGTCCTTCtccttttgtatttttcttcattcttCCATGAAATTAATTGTCCCCTGTATAAGAAACAGTGATCTGCATATGTTTCTGTATTGCTTTatattatagttttttttttctctctctctctcttctatagGCTGTAAGGAATGTTCTTGAGACTGAAGTTTCTCATCGTCAGAGTTATTAATTATTTCGCTTTTTCATTCAGATAACAGAGATGACCAAGGAGTTGGATATGTTCCTACAATCTATAGAGGAACCAGGTGGTTTCAGGGATGCTTGCATTGTTAGTCAGAAAAGTTCTGTTGAAGAACTGGAGAGAGAGGTTGGCATTCTGTCTGAGAGATGCCGAACGTGGAAGGTGATGTTTCCCACTTAATGTCCTgattgctttttttattttattggatAATTCATTTCACTTTCATAGGTTGTGTGTGTATTATTTTTTAACTCCTTTGTTATCTgatttttggaaataaaaactTGACTTGTCATCATGTGCTAATCAAGAAATTATCAAATATTgctaattggaacttttctttttctctgttcTGGTCTATGACATCTATGTCAATTACTAAGTTGGTCTCGGTTGTCTTTGTACTTTGCAGAGCACTATGGATGAACGACTTCATGAAGTCCAACATCTTTTTGACATGACTGTACAAGGTACTTTTAATGCCACAAATGTATAGTTTCATAAGCAGAATGCTTTGTATATATACATGGAACAATGTACACATCACTCTTAATGGAAGAAATGATTGTTTCAATTGGTTCAGTACTGGCACGGCAAATATACATGGAGGGGATTGTGAAACAAGCTTCTGATAGCCGATATTGGGACTTCTGGAGTTGTCAGAAATTGAGTTCAGAACTTGAGCTGAAGAGGCGACATATTTCAAAAATGAATCAGGTCAGACTTGTTCTATTGATGTTTTTGAACCGGACTTGCCCATTATTTTCTATTTCATGattttgttctatttttttgtGTGTACCCAATGGCGCAATGTTGGACGTTTGGAAAGCAATAATAAAGGATGCTTCCTTTTGTTAAATGTATTTCAGGATTTGACTGATCAATTAATTAAATTGGAAAGGCATTTTAATGGCCTTGAGCTTAACAAATTTGGTGAAAATGATGGAGCTCATGCTGGTCGAAGCACTTTGCAAAGTCGATTTGGGCATTCAAGGTAGATTACGTTTTTGGCTGTAATAAGAGATTGAATGAAGTCTACTATTTTATGGTACCTTCTTTTTATTCTAAATAACATGAAGCAGTTACATGAACGGCAAAATCTGAATATACAGGAGGTTCAGTAGAAGGAACACCTTAGAAGAAATACAAACCTAATATTCGCAGGGCTAGGGGCCTACTTGTTAAAGTCTTTGTTTCAAATTAAGTACAGAAGAAAAAAGGAGAAACAGAGAAAAGTATTTGAAGGAGAGAGGAGAAATATATGTTTCTTTTCGAAAAAGAGAAGTATAtgttggatgagaaaattatagaAACGTAAAAATCTTAAAACACTATGTTgtaggtttttctttttttccttgttcaCTTTTACTTCATCACCGCTTTCATGTCTTATCTACCTTTTTTCTCCCATATATTATGGCAacttttcaaaaatatattgGACGTGCATTAGACCGAGCTTGCAATCTGTGCTCTAAGCCCTTTCCAAGCAGTTCAATCCAACTCATCAACTAAGATTCTAAAAAACCAGTATATAGATGTGGTGATTTTGTTTTAGGTAATTAAATAAATACAGGTCATTACAACTTTCTAACTTCACTGAGGTATTCTGTTGCAGGCACATTCAGTCCTTGCATAGTCTACATAGCACAATGACTTCACAATTAGCTGCGGCCGATCAACTTTCTGAGTGTCTATCAAAACAAATGGTGGCACTAAAGATCGAGTCACCTTCTGCAAAACAAAAGAATGTGAAAAAAGAGTTGTTTGAAACTATAGGGATTCCTTATGATGCCTCTTTCAGTTCCCCTTCCCCAGATGTGTCGAAGTTTCGTGGTACTCCAAAAGAGAAACTATCATTATCTTTGGGTTCATCTGCTGCTAAAGATCAAACCAGGAGAAATGCGAGCGCCATGAAGAATTATGAACCAGAAATTGCAAGGAGGAGGAGAGACTCACTGGATAGGGTAATGATTCCTTATATTCTGTCTTTTTGGATCCTTTATTGAAAAAGCCACTTTCTGCATGTCTCATGTTTACTTTTGTTTTTCCATGGTCGTGATCAAGAGCTGGGCAAATTATGAGCCTACAAAAGCCACTGTGAAAAGGTTGCTTTTGCAAGAAAGTGGAAAGGTAAGTGTGAATAGATCATCATTATCGGTTGATAAGCAACGCATTAGCTCTCGCCTGCTGGAGGGATCAACCGTTACTCGTCCATGGGATCACACAATGCCTGCAACATTCTTTCATCCATCTGAAAACAAAGGTGAGCTCTGAAAAAGTTCAAACCTGAAAGATATCTGAGTTTATTCTTGTCTTTGATAGGTAAAACTTGCTGATTGTTGCTCTTgcatgtaattatattttaagCAGGCATTCAGGATACACACTCAAAACAGGCTTCGGAAACCCCAGCAACTCCATTTGTTTTGCCTAAGGAATCAGTAGGGCAAAATCTTTTGAGGGAAACTAACATGACGGCAGAAAAATCTGGCGAGGGCATAACATCTGTTAAGAAGTCTGAATCAGTTTCTGCAAAGGAAAAGTCTGTTTTGCCATCAGACACTAGTCAGAAACTATCATCTTTTATGGTACCTACACAGCCATCCTCATTGTTTAAGAAACCCAATGATATGGTAAATTCATATACCAAAGAGAGTGTGAAGGACAGGCCTTTGAACACAACAGTTCCATCTCTGGAATCTGGGAAAAAATATAATTTTCCATTCTCTCCCTCATTTCCTGTTTCTGTGGCCCCTTCTGCCACATTCTCAATGTCAGTTTCAGCATCCACATCTTCAATATTTAGTTCATCATCAGCTCTATTGTCTTTATCAAGTCCCTCATCAACTTCTCCTTCCTTGTCCTCTGTGATGCCTTCAAACAGATCGTTGGCTTACTCAAACAATACTGCAGATATGAATAAACCTGTCACAACATCCCCAGTATCAGCTTTTCCCTCTCCAGCTGTTCTGCCTTCTGGTTCTTTCTTACTGAATGTTTCAAAATCACTGGTGCCCTCTGACATTTCGCCTGAGACAAATTCAGCATTAGAATCTCCAAAACAAGAGATTCAACCTTCCTCAAAGACTGCCGTGAATTCTAATACTATAGTACCACCAGTGGAATCTGGACCTTCCCCTGTCGAAACTAATTTGAATCTCAAACCTTCAATATTGCCTCCCCTTACAGTTGAAACTTCAACAGGACTAGCACCTGGAAATCAGTCCAGTCTCAGCAATTCTAGTGCTGCACCAGTAGTGGATCCTGGAAGCCAAACCAGTTTGAAGAATACATCAGGTCCTACACTTAATGTGACTGTAAATGCTCAGCGTGAACAGACATCTGCTGGACAATCTCTATTACCATTGGCCCTCTCAAATTCAGGGAGTGTTAATGGTAGGACTGTAGATGTCCAGAATGCCCAGGAGGATGACATGGATGAAGAGGCTCCTGACACAAGTAGCCCAGCTGGACTTAATTTAGGAGGCCTTGGTGCATTTGGGCTTGGCTCTTCCCCTAACCCAACTGCTGTTAAACCCAATCCATTTGGTGGAACATTTGGTAATGCAGCAACAAATGTGACAACTTTGCCTTTCCCCACGACTGTTCCTAGTGGAGAGTTGTTTCAGCCTGCATCTCTTAACTTCCAATCTCTACAGCCTTCTCCATTATCTCAGCCAACAAATTCAGGTGCATTTGCTAGTGGGTTTGGCACTGGTACTACTGCCCAATCTTCCAATCCGAGTGGGTTTGTCCAGCCATCACAGGTTGGACCAGGGCAGCAAGCATTAGGATCAGTTCTGGGTGCTTTTGGACAGTCGAGACAGCTTGGTACTGGTCTACCAGGAACTGGTTTTGGATCACCTAGTGGTTTTGGAGGTGCCATTGCTAGCAATAAACCTCCTGCTGGTTTCTCAGGTGCTGCTACTGGAGGATTTGCGGCTGTGGCTTCTGGTGGTGGTGGATTTGCGGCTGTGGCTTCTGGTGGTGGTGGATTTGCTGCTTTGGCTTCAGGGGGTGGGGGTTTTGGCGGTGCAGCTTCAGGGGTTGGGGGTTTTGGCGGTGCAGCTTCAGGGGCTGGGGGTTTTGGTGGTGCAGCTTCAGGGGCTTCAGGTTTTGGTGGTGCAGCTCCAGGTGGTGGCGGTTTTGCTGGGGCAGCTCCTGCTGGTAGCGGGTTTGCAGGAGCCAATGTGGCAGGTAGTtttcttattaattttttttccatgaATTTTGATGTGATTTATCTGTTAGGATATTCAGCTGATCTGTATCTTGGAAATATGTTCAGGTGGTGGATTTAGTACATTTGGTGGCCAGCAAGGATCTGGTGGTTTCTCTGCTTTTGGTAGTGGAGGAACCGGAAAGCCTCCAGATTTGTTCCAGATGAGAAAGTAACTGATTTTACCAAATCAAACTTGATGTATGCCTACTTGTCACAAATCATATGAATGTTGTTTGAGAAACTGCTTTTGGGCTAATGGCTATTCCCGGTTCTCATTGTACAGGTCTCCTTGTAGTCTGCAATATTATATGCTTGAGCAATTTTATTCCCTTGCATCCACCGCCTGTTAATTTCTAGCATGTTCAACCGTGCACATTATCTTGTTTGCATTGGTATTTGAACAATGGCAAAGAATTGAATAAATATATATCTTTGCAAATGCTTAATTAATTGAAGAACTCAAAATCACTCGGCCATTTTCACCTTTTTATTATACCCCTTGCAAACCTGCTTTAGGGATCTTGACTTGAAACTGGGGAATCCTGAACCCTATAGTCTTTAGAAGATGAGAAACTCCCGTGGCAAACAGTCGGAGTGGGGTACCATTGAGGATTAAAATGCAGACAATAATGAAGCGAACCATTGTTCCAACTGTAACCCCTTCATATAATGattaattttcatttcaaaactaGTTCTTGTACTTGTCCCATCTCCATTTGCTGTCTTTCTCTCAAGGAAACTCGGTGACAAAATTGATTATCATTTACTGTATATACTATACTTTATTACAAAACACAAAACAGAACCAGTTATTGCATACCAAACATGAAACAACAAAACGAGAAGAGTAAGGGGTAGCGAAAAGCACCCCGTGTGATATATAAAAGTTCCAGTCTAAATGGCTTTTCAATCTCTGCAAGCTGTCACACTGGAACTCCTAACTCCGAAATCTTCATTATGCGTTTGTCCATCACAGACTTCTGCGTTTTCAATTGTGATGTCATTGCAGCAACCTAAATCAAACATAATCATATCCATTAAAACGATGCAACTACACAATCAGACGCATATTAGGAGGGGGTGGAATTTAAAGGAACAAATAGTGTGAACATAGTGTTTAGCTTACCTGTGCTCTGAGCTTCAAAGCTTCCCCGCTAGGAATTTCTCGCAGCCCATCCATTAAATCTACACAAGAAAATGTCATACAATGGGGAAAGTAAAGTTGAATCATTTTTCCATATCCAAGTTCATCACAAGTTGTTTCAGAGTCATGACAAATATAGAAACTCCCAAGACCAAGTTGAAGTCTCTCCAGTAATACACTTGAATATAACAAAAGGAGAGCAAGAATCAGTAATGAACTCAAACCTGCAGCTTGGGCGTCAACCTTGCGAATAGATTTGGATAGAGATTGAATTCGACTTCCCACATCCCTGCATAAATTTGTTTGAATCAATAAGAATATATGGGTAATGTACATGGATCACAAGAGTAGTTGAATGGGGGTGTACTTGAGCTCAGTTTGGCcaaatttcatttccttttcaGCAAAAGCTGCCCTCTCAAGAAGTTTCTTGCTCTCCTGCTTCATCAGATCAACTGAAAGTTTGAactggtttacattcttctcaGCTTTGGCAAATTTTGCCTGCACAAAAATTAAAGTTTTAAGTTGATCAGTTTCAGAAGAAAAGGAAACTAGATGTAGAAGTTGTTTTGAGGTTGAGGTTGAAGTTGAGATTGAGAGAGGATACAACCTCGAGGCTCTGAAATCGACCCAATGTATGGCGAAATAAGAACCTTCTTGGTCCTGCAGACATTAGAAAGTAGAAAATGAGTGCAGACGTTGAGTGAAATCTTGTCATGTGTAATAACTAATAAAGCTTGTACAGGTAAGTAGGAAGTAGGAGGAGGACCTGGCAAAAGAATGAAAGCAGCAGTGAGGCCAATTCCAATGGTTGAGGCTGGGTTCTCTGTTGCACTCTTCAATCCATCTGCAGCAGCAGCAATGTAGTAGtacaaaattacaaattacAAATTTCACACAAACACAATAGTCATTGATCACAGGTTTGGATATTTTCAATTCTTGACTGACTAGTGAGCCACACTAGTCTAGAGCCGGCAATGTCAGGCAAAACTTTGATCGCTACTTAAGCGCATTTACACTTTTGTTTAGGGAATTAGATTCTGCGCAATGATCACAGTGATGTGTAAAAAAGAAGAATTGAGTAATTGACCTTTGATTTTGTGGAAGAAAGCATGTTCGTAGGTCCTGTAGTCGGAGACGGCTTTGTCCATATATTCCGGCACATTATCTTGGAGAGTGCGAGCTGAACGAATGGCAGAGTCCCTCGATTGCATCACCGTACGCTGCAGATCCTCCGCCATCGAAGCCATTgaagctgctgctgcttctgcttctgctgcCACTCCCTTATACGCGCCGTCATCGCCTAACACCTGCTTCTCTTCCGGTGACGGCGTCGGCGTCGGCTCCTCCTCCACcattttgctctctctctctctcttctcctaagCTTTGCTTTTTGGGGTTGCAGTCGTGCAGGTCAGCGTTTATTTTGGTTGTGGCCACTGGCCAGGCCTTTCGGGGTTTTCAGTATTATAATAATGTTGGGCCTCTCAGCCCAATTTAGTTGGTCGTGAAAGAGAGGGCCCAATGTGTCCGGCAAAATTAGTATAAAGCATGACATGCCGGAGGGCTCGTAGTCGTTGGTGTGAGACAGAGCAGAGGAAGGGAGGGCACCTAATGGTCAACGAAGACTGACCGGCTCCACTGAATTGTGAAATTGAATTGGGAGGGTGTAATTATTAGTTTACCACCACCCTATACAGATTACAGAATACagttgaaagaaaaagaaaaagagaaaaaagggaAAGGGGGAAGAAACAGAAAAGCAGCAGTTAGTTTAGACTTTAGACGGAAcggaaggaggaagaagaagaagaaggaagaatgaGTTGGCCCCTAGGGGGAGGGGGTTATAAACCCTaaatcgtcgtcgtcgtcgtcgtcgattTCTTATTCGATTTTGTTATTGGTGAAAGAAAGAAGAGCGGAGAGCACTGGAGACGGCGGGTTAGGGAGGGAGTATATGATGCTTTGCGAAGCATTGCGTGATCGAATACAGGCATGGCTTCGTGACTACGACAGGCTTCAATATTTGGCCGTCATCCTCCTCTACATTCAGGTCTgttctcttctcttcttgctGATTCATTCATAATTAGACGAGACGAGGgtttcaatcaatcaatcaatcaatggttatgtatatatatatatacagattgcGTGCGCATTGCTAGGATCGCTGGGAGCATTGTACAACGGAGTGTT harbors:
- the LOC133731667 gene encoding RGS1-HXK1-interacting protein 1, with protein sequence MVEEEPTPTPSPEEKQVLGDDGAYKGVAAEAEAAAASMASMAEDLQRTVMQSRDSAIRSARTLQDNVPEYMDKAVSDYRTYEHAFFHKIKDGLKSATENPASTIGIGLTAAFILLPGPRRFLFRHTLGRFQSLEAKFAKAEKNVNQFKLSVDLMKQESKKLLERAAFAEKEMKFGQTELKDVGSRIQSLSKSIRKVDAQAADLMDGLREIPSGEALKLRAQVAAMTSQLKTQKSVMDKRIMKISELGVPV
- the LOC133731666 gene encoding nuclear pore complex protein NUP214 isoform X1, translated to MTKKIVELEEEIEGDIVETNDYIFDKIGEAVPIKSDGFSFDPQSSPSRPLAVSEKHGLVFVAHSSGFLVARTKDVMASAAEIKEKGSSASIQELSLVDVPLPNLHILALSTDNSTLAATADADIHFFSVGSLLDKGLEPSFSCSLNESSSVKDIQWTKSSENMYVVLSNLGKLYHGTIGGPVKDLMDNVDAVEWSSKGKLIAVARKDTLNILSSNFIEKSSMLLSFKSWIGDPDTNCIVKVDTIRWVRNDSIILGCFQLNADGNEENYLVQVIQIKDGKFTNDSCKPVVISFYDLFSCLIDDILPSGSGPYLLLSYLEECELAITANRKNADQHVVYLSWSLGEESNEAVIVDIVRDNLKPRIELQENGDDNLIMGLGIDKSSISQKVSVRLGLEQRELSPYCILICLTLDGKLMMYHVASVNDVTVKPASVSSVSDEEEDSTALVPVRCEPAKFSPELGKEQFEKLAMDAPLLNKNIQELDRKVGLDVLTKDDQSSLSVNETSMLKEESTNSNKKVEFSTTSQSFKGQQELIFSNPYSNKNGKQVQLPVQENRDIQHASTDSFSQDGNSLVYRDLSKIGTQENAVLATSSVSFVETGVKSLGKMESADLQRVSSQSWSSGKIITSKGTDVKSPTVPSTFIQGSRSGTSTTVNFSGMPVENRGRRPSAAAGNIASVPPISGFQTSSQENFSIGKSFNHKIHPLKENYSELPQSRMLNSEPSLSKKFGNITEMTKELDMFLQSIEEPGGFRDACIVSQKSSVEELEREVGILSERCRTWKSTMDERLHEVQHLFDMTVQVLARQIYMEGIVKQASDSRYWDFWSCQKLSSELELKRRHISKMNQDLTDQLIKLERHFNGLELNKFGENDGAHAGRSTLQSRFGHSRHIQSLHSLHSTMTSQLAAADQLSECLSKQMVALKIESPSAKQKNVKKELFETIGIPYDASFSSPSPDVSKFRGTPKEKLSLSLGSSAAKDQTRRNASAMKNYEPEIARRRRDSLDRSWANYEPTKATVKRLLLQESGKVSVNRSSLSVDKQRISSRLLEGSTVTRPWDHTMPATFFHPSENKAGIQDTHSKQASETPATPFVLPKESVGQNLLRETNMTAEKSGEGITSVKKSESVSAKEKSVLPSDTSQKLSSFMVPTQPSSLFKKPNDMVNSYTKESVKDRPLNTTVPSLESGKKYNFPFSPSFPVSVAPSATFSMSVSASTSSIFSSSSALLSLSSPSSTSPSLSSVMPSNRSLAYSNNTADMNKPVTTSPVSAFPSPAVLPSGSFLLNVSKSLVPSDISPETNSALESPKQEIQPSSKTAVNSNTIVPPVESGPSPVETNLNLKPSILPPLTVETSTGLAPGNQSSLSNSSAAPVVDPGSQTSLKNTSGPTLNVTVNAQREQTSAGQSLLPLALSNSGSVNGRTVDVQNAQEDDMDEEAPDTSSPAGLNLGGLGAFGLGSSPNPTAVKPNPFGGTFGNAATNVTTLPFPTTVPSGELFQPASLNFQSLQPSPLSQPTNSGAFASGFGTGTTAQSSNPSGFVQPSQVGPGQQALGSVLGAFGQSRQLGTGLPGTGFGSPSGFGGAIASNKPPAGFSGAATGGFAAVASGGGGFAAVASGGGGFAALASGGGGFGGAASGVGGFGGAASGAGGFGGAASGASGFGGAAPGGGGFAGAAPAGSGFAGANVAGGGFSTFGGQQGSGGFSAFGSGGTGKPPDLFQMRK
- the LOC133731666 gene encoding nuclear pore complex protein NUP214 isoform X2, with amino-acid sequence MTKKIVELEEEIEGDIVETNDYIFDKIGEAVPIKSDGFSFDPQSSPSRPLAVSEKHGLVFVAHSSGFLVARTKDVMASAAEIKEKGSSASIQELSLVDVPLPNLHILALSTDNSTLAATADADIHFFSVGSLLDKGLEPSFSCSLNESSSVKDIQWTKSSENMYVVLSNLGKLYHGTIGGPVKDLMDNVDAVEWSSKGKLIAVARKDTLNILSSNFIEKSSMLLSFKSWIGDPDTNCIVKVDTIRWVRNDSIILGCFQLNADGNEENYLVQVIQIKDGKFTNDSCKPVVISFYDLFSCLIDDILPSGSGPYLLLSYLEECELAITANRKNADQHVVYLSWSLGEESNEAVIVDIVRDNLKPRIELQENGDDNLIMGLGIDKSSISQKVSVRLGLEQRELSPYCILICLTLDGKLMMYHVASVNDVTVKPASVSSVSDEEEDSTALVPVRCEPAKFSPELGKEQFEKLAMDAPLLNKNIQELDRKVGLDVLTKDDQSSLSVNETSMLKEESTNSNKKVEFSTTSQSFKGQQELIFSNPYSNKNGKQVQLPVQENRDIQHASTDSFSQDGNSLVYRDLSKIGTQENAVLATSSVSFVETGVKSLGKMESADLQRVSSQSWSSGKIITSKGTDVKSPTVPSTFIQGSRSGTSTTVNFSGMPVENRGRRPSAAAGNIASVPPISGFQTSSQENFSIGKSFNHKIHPLKENYSELPQSRMLNSEPSLSKKFGNITEMTKELDMFLQSIEEPGGFRDACIVSQKSSVEELEREVGILSERCRTWKSTMDERLHEVQHLFDMTVQVLARQIYMEGIVKQASDSRYWDFWSCQKLSSELELKRRHISKMNQDLTDQLIKLERHFNGLELNKFGENDGAHAGRSTLQSRFGHSRHIQSLHSLHSTMTSQLAAADQLSECLSKQMVALKIESPSAKQKNVKKELFETIGIPYDASFSSPSPDVSKFRGTPKEKLSLSLGSSAAKDQTRRNASAMKNYEPEIARRRRDSLDRSWANYEPTKATVKRLLLQESGKVSVNRSSLSVDKQRISSRLLEGSTVTRPWDHTMPATFFHPSENKGIQDTHSKQASETPATPFVLPKESVGQNLLRETNMTAEKSGEGITSVKKSESVSAKEKSVLPSDTSQKLSSFMVPTQPSSLFKKPNDMVNSYTKESVKDRPLNTTVPSLESGKKYNFPFSPSFPVSVAPSATFSMSVSASTSSIFSSSSALLSLSSPSSTSPSLSSVMPSNRSLAYSNNTADMNKPVTTSPVSAFPSPAVLPSGSFLLNVSKSLVPSDISPETNSALESPKQEIQPSSKTAVNSNTIVPPVESGPSPVETNLNLKPSILPPLTVETSTGLAPGNQSSLSNSSAAPVVDPGSQTSLKNTSGPTLNVTVNAQREQTSAGQSLLPLALSNSGSVNGRTVDVQNAQEDDMDEEAPDTSSPAGLNLGGLGAFGLGSSPNPTAVKPNPFGGTFGNAATNVTTLPFPTTVPSGELFQPASLNFQSLQPSPLSQPTNSGAFASGFGTGTTAQSSNPSGFVQPSQVGPGQQALGSVLGAFGQSRQLGTGLPGTGFGSPSGFGGAIASNKPPAGFSGAATGGFAAVASGGGGFAAVASGGGGFAALASGGGGFGGAASGVGGFGGAASGAGGFGGAASGASGFGGAAPGGGGFAGAAPAGSGFAGANVAGGGFSTFGGQQGSGGFSAFGSGGTGKPPDLFQMRK